One genomic segment of Fusobacterium nucleatum includes these proteins:
- a CDS encoding SDR family oxidoreductase, translating into MEKILITGASSGIGEELTRNLANKSKKLFLLARSLDKLNLLKKELEEKYSSLECVCIKYDLTDINNLENIVENCDVDLVINCAGFGKITDFSKLSDKEDLGTIKVNFISPLILTKKFSEKFLKKGQGTILNVCSTATLYQHPYMAVYSSAKSALLHYSLALDEELSHKNKNVRVLSVCPGPTASNFFDKDIQEKFGSSQKFMMTSEDVAKRIIKVIENKKRFSIIGFRNKLSIFLINLLPISLQLKLVGLILKKVIK; encoded by the coding sequence ATGGAAAAAATTTTAATAACAGGTGCAAGCTCTGGAATTGGAGAAGAATTAACAAGAAACTTAGCAAATAAATCTAAAAAGCTTTTTTTATTAGCTCGTTCACTTGATAAATTAAATCTTCTAAAAAAAGAATTGGAAGAAAAATATTCTTCTCTTGAATGTGTTTGCATAAAATATGATTTAACTGATATAAATAATTTAGAAAATATTGTTGAAAATTGTGATGTTGATTTAGTTATTAATTGTGCAGGCTTTGGAAAAATAACTGATTTTTCCAAATTAAGTGATAAAGAAGATTTAGGTACTATAAAAGTGAATTTTATTTCTCCATTAATCTTAACTAAAAAATTCTCAGAAAAATTTTTAAAAAAGGGACAAGGAACAATTTTAAATGTTTGCTCAACTGCTACACTATACCAACATCCATATATGGCAGTATACAGTTCAGCTAAGTCAGCTCTTTTACATTATTCTTTGGCACTTGATGAAGAATTATCTCATAAAAATAAAAATGTAAGAGTTTTATCTGTTTGCCCTGGACCTACTGCAAGTAATTTTTTTGACAAAGATATACAAGAAAAATTTGGAAGTTCTCAAAAATTTATGATGACTTCAGAAGATGTGGCTAAAAGAATTATAAAAGTGATAGAAAATAAAAAAAGATTTTCTATTATTGGTTTTAGAAATAAATTATCTATATTTTTAATAAATTTATTACCTATTTCATTACAATTAAAACTTGTAGGCTTAATTTTAAAAAAGGTGATTAAATGA
- a CDS encoding glycosyltransferase family 21 protein, with translation MTILFNTLLTLTIILLILKLIFSFIYFQKINSLEKSKIDESKYTIVQPILSGDPRLEEDLMANLKNTTYMSFIWLVDKSDKTAIQTVEKILKNKNYSNRIEVYYLDDVPQEVNPKIFKLEQVVDKIKTEYTIILDDDSVIDRKRLDELSIYEKDKTEWIATGIPFNYNIRGFYSKLISAFINSNSIFSYFSLSFLKENKTINGMFYILRTDILKKYSAFGNIKYWLCDDLALATYLLSKDVKIIQSTIFCNVRNTVPSFKRYILLMKRWLLFSNVYMKNAFSIKFLFIILLPTLLPTILLFLSFYLGINYLVLTLNLFIVKVALFYITRIFIYEPFRISSSQTKELLYELLSEFLLPFMLIYTLLTPPVILWRNKKIRVKDGKIHYEI, from the coding sequence ATGACAATATTATTTAATACTTTATTAACACTAACTATAATTTTACTTATTTTAAAATTAATTTTTTCTTTTATTTATTTTCAAAAAATAAATAGTTTAGAAAAATCAAAAATAGATGAAAGTAAATACACAATAGTTCAGCCTATTTTATCTGGTGACCCTAGACTTGAAGAAGACTTAATGGCTAATTTAAAAAATACTACTTATATGAGTTTTATTTGGCTTGTTGATAAAAGTGATAAAACAGCTATACAGACTGTTGAAAAAATTTTAAAAAATAAAAATTACTCCAATAGAATTGAAGTTTATTATTTAGATGATGTTCCACAGGAAGTAAACCCTAAAATATTTAAGTTAGAGCAAGTTGTAGACAAAATTAAAACTGAATATACAATAATTTTAGATGATGATAGTGTAATAGATAGAAAAAGACTAGATGAATTAAGCATTTATGAAAAAGATAAGACTGAATGGATAGCAACAGGAATTCCATTTAATTACAATATTAGAGGCTTTTATTCTAAATTAATTTCTGCTTTTATAAATTCTAATTCTATTTTTTCATATTTTTCTCTATCTTTTTTAAAAGAAAATAAGACTATAAATGGAATGTTCTATATTTTGAGAACTGATATTTTAAAAAAGTATTCTGCTTTTGGGAATATAAAATATTGGCTTTGTGATGATTTGGCATTGGCTACCTACTTGCTTTCAAAAGATGTAAAAATTATTCAAAGTACAATTTTTTGTAATGTAAGAAATACTGTTCCAAGTTTTAAAAGGTATATACTTCTTATGAAAAGATGGCTTTTATTTAGTAATGTATATATGAAAAATGCCTTTTCTATAAAATTTTTATTTATAATATTATTGCCAACATTATTACCAACTATTCTATTGTTTTTGAGTTTCTACTTAGGAATAAATTATTTGGTGTTAACACTTAATTTATTTATAGTAAAGGTTGCATTATTTTATATAACTAGAATATTTATCTATGAACCTTTTAGAATTTCTTCTTCTCAAACTAAGGAATTATTATATGAATTATTGAGTGAATTTTTACTGCCTTTTATGTTAATATATACTCTTTTAACTCCACCTGTAATTCTATGGAGAAATAAAAAAATCAGAGTTAAAGATGGGAAGATACATTATGAAATTTAA